In Halotia branconii CENA392, the genomic stretch GAAGAATTTGGGTTCATCGGGGCGTAGTCAGTTACAGCAAAAAGTAGATTCAATTTACTCGAAGCTGTTAGACGAACAACGCAATCTACAACAGTTGGCAACCGGCGATGTGGGCTTATCAAAAGCCACAGTCAAATCGTTCAAGTTCCGTTAGAAAAAAAGGCTTGGACGGTGCAGAATCGCCCTTGCCTTAATCACCGAAATTAAAAGTGCGATATCCACGTTAACAGTTTAAGTCGGATGTCGCATCTACAAAATTATTGAGGTTAATTATGTCTCATTTTTCAACAATCAAAACTCGGTTAACCAATCGTGATTGTTTGGTGCAGGCTTTGAAGGATCTGAATCTTTCGCCTCAAGTCTACGAAAAGCCAAAAGCGCTCAAGGGCTACTACGGCGGTTCTCAAGGACAGAGCGCTGAAATCATCGTATCTGGTCGGACAATCAAAGCCCGTGCAGATATCGGTTTCCAGTGGAATCAAAACAGTGGCGTGTACGATGTGATACACGATAAGTATGAAACCTCTCCTCGACTTGGTGAAAACTTCTTCAGCCACAAACTGATGCAAACTTACGGTAAACGGATGGTTCGTGCTAAGGCCCAGGAATTACAAGAAAGATTTGGTGAATGCACGATTGCAGAGGAAACCAACGAACAAGTGCAGACACTACGTTTGACCTTCGCAGGACATCAACAAACCCAACAATACGCACGGAGGTAGTAAATGGAACGTTCAATACTCATACATTTCGATAAATTGACTGGTGAAGTGCGAGTAGAAGCTGAGGGTTTTGAGGGGCTGTCTTGCCTGGAAGCGACACAGCCATTTGAGGAGGTGTTGGGAGTTGTGGAGGGCGATCGCACTTTTAAACCAGAAGCCCAGCAGCAACGTATGACAGCAAATCACCAAACACGACTGCGGCAGTAAGAAAAAACGGGGGAATCAACGAGTTCCCCCACAGTAAAACGCATTATGAACGATTTAACACCAGAATATCCTTTTATTCATGTCTACGCCCAGCAAAAAGTACATCAACCAGTGATCATCAAAGGTAATACTGAAGGGTTGTGTGTGCTACTGAATGCTTTAATTTGTGCGCTTGCAAATCGAGACAGCAACGGAGTGGCAGAGGTTTTTTGCGGCGATGCCGAAGCTTTTGAAGTAATCGTGAGACTTGTTAATACGCACGATGAACTCTTACCAATACCGTATCAAAATTACAATGAACCTAAATAATATCTTTGCCACTCTGGATTCTCAAATCCCCATAGTGGCTCTTGAGGTGCTTGCCCCGGAAGAAGCTACGATTATCCAGTGGTTAACGACACAAGCAACAGAATTACTTGACAGTCCCGTATTCTTCTGGAATCTGGGAGTTTCTAGCCTGGAGCAATGCCTGATTGCTGATGATGGAGGATTGGTATTCAAGCCGGTTCCAGAGTACAAAAGACCACTACCAGCAGATCCGTTGTTGTACATTTTCGAGTACATCAACAATTTTGATGGTGTTGGTGTGTTTGTCCTGGGCGATGTTCAACCGTTTGTTGGAAAGAACTCGCCGCAAATGAGTTGGGAAATCTTGACCAGAGTGAAAAACCTCTATCACCGACTCAAGCCTACAGAAAAACGTATCATCTTTCTAGGTCAAAACATTCAACTGCATGAGTCTTTGGTGCGGCTGATTCCTTATTTTGAAGTGCCACTGCCCAGCGTTGAGCAAGTTCAGGAGCATTTGGATTCATACTTGCAGTATTTGGGAGAATCGGCAACTGAACAAGAAGTACAGTTCACAGTTGCGTTGACTCCTGAAGAAAGAGAATCTCTGGCACGGGCAGCGCTGGGATTAACCCTGGAAGAAATCAGTGATTTCTTGCGGCTGAATGTTAAAGAACGTTTGAGTCGCAGTGGTATTACTATTGATGCCAGCGTAACGCCGCTGGTAGTTGAATA encodes the following:
- a CDS encoding DUF1257 domain-containing protein, translated to MSHFSTIKTRLTNRDCLVQALKDLNLSPQVYEKPKALKGYYGGSQGQSAEIIVSGRTIKARADIGFQWNQNSGVYDVIHDKYETSPRLGENFFSHKLMQTYGKRMVRAKAQELQERFGECTIAEETNEQVQTLRLTFAGHQQTQQYARR
- a CDS encoding DUF2997 domain-containing protein — protein: MERSILIHFDKLTGEVRVEAEGFEGLSCLEATQPFEEVLGVVEGDRTFKPEAQQQRMTANHQTRLRQ